A region from the uncultured Holophaga sp. genome encodes:
- a CDS encoding [Fe-Fe] hydrogenase large subunit C-terminal domain-containing protein → MDRSEGPLSLTPVLELIPENCVNCHACIAVCPVKHCNDGSGPHVVVDHDMCLGCGQCISACKHDARRPKDDVLAFSTACASHEPMVAVVAPAVAAVFPDRWLRLNGWLHSLGVEAVFDVSFGAELTVKSYLDHLERTTPKLIIAQPCPALVTFMEVYHPELLPHLAPCDSPMLHTIRMIRRFHPAYRNHKVVVCSPCAAKRREFDETGLGDFNLTFNSIISWLKRENRSLDQFPERAYDSPAAERAVLFSTPGGLLETARRWAPEVDSVSRKIEGPHSVYPYLAGLGETLRQGANPLLVDCLSCELGCNGGPGTPNQGAHPDRLEQSVARRAKALRQAHTAEGRGDRERIQEALLPLIEHHWEPGLYRRTYVDRSRNNRVRRPGPGEIRAIYERMAKVDTRDELNCGGCGYGTCEEMAVAIHNGLNRPENCHHFRHRRMEAAAAEAEHMLGAVDLDAELARINAAMSDIEQRTRQALSMAEQAVASMGSATHSVEELMKTSRSITQFTGSIRDIAQQTRLLALNASIESAHAGEAGARFAVVASEIKALAFSSGRAAEEIVVQVEAVRQSGSQLEATVEELRSLTEALHQAQESITRAVGSQQVDSRDTSQRILGMAQDVARHVRALAEGSPQ, encoded by the coding sequence ATGGACAGATCGGAGGGCCCCCTTTCACTGACTCCTGTGCTGGAGCTCATTCCCGAGAACTGCGTCAACTGCCACGCCTGCATCGCCGTATGCCCGGTCAAGCACTGCAACGATGGCTCAGGTCCGCACGTGGTGGTCGACCACGACATGTGCCTGGGCTGCGGACAGTGCATCAGCGCCTGCAAGCATGACGCCCGGCGGCCGAAGGATGATGTGCTGGCCTTCTCCACCGCCTGCGCCTCTCATGAGCCCATGGTGGCCGTGGTCGCTCCAGCCGTGGCGGCAGTCTTCCCCGACCGCTGGCTCAGGCTCAATGGCTGGCTCCACAGCCTGGGCGTGGAGGCGGTCTTCGATGTGAGCTTCGGCGCCGAACTCACCGTCAAGAGCTACCTGGATCACCTGGAGCGGACGACCCCGAAGCTCATCATCGCCCAGCCCTGCCCCGCCCTGGTGACCTTCATGGAGGTCTACCACCCGGAGCTGCTGCCTCATCTGGCCCCCTGCGACAGTCCCATGCTGCACACCATCCGCATGATCCGGCGCTTCCACCCGGCATACCGCAACCACAAAGTCGTGGTCTGCAGCCCCTGCGCCGCCAAGCGCCGGGAGTTCGATGAGACGGGCCTGGGGGACTTCAACCTGACCTTCAACAGCATCATCAGCTGGCTCAAGCGGGAGAACCGGAGCCTGGACCAGTTCCCCGAACGGGCCTACGACAGCCCTGCCGCCGAGCGGGCCGTCCTCTTCTCCACACCGGGAGGACTCCTGGAGACCGCCCGCCGCTGGGCCCCGGAGGTGGACAGCGTGAGTCGGAAGATCGAGGGGCCCCACAGCGTCTACCCCTACCTGGCCGGCCTGGGGGAGACCCTCCGCCAAGGGGCGAATCCCCTGCTGGTGGACTGCCTGAGCTGCGAACTGGGCTGCAACGGCGGTCCTGGTACCCCCAACCAGGGGGCGCATCCGGATCGACTGGAACAGTCGGTGGCCCGTCGGGCCAAGGCGCTCCGCCAAGCCCATACCGCAGAGGGGCGGGGGGACCGGGAACGGATCCAGGAGGCCCTCCTTCCCCTGATTGAGCACCACTGGGAGCCGGGACTCTACAGGCGGACCTATGTGGACCGGAGCCGCAACAACCGGGTCCGCCGGCCCGGCCCAGGGGAGATCCGTGCCATCTACGAACGGATGGCCAAGGTGGACACCCGGGATGAACTCAACTGCGGGGGCTGCGGCTACGGCACCTGCGAGGAGATGGCGGTGGCCATCCACAACGGACTCAACCGCCCCGAGAACTGCCACCACTTCCGGCACCGGCGGATGGAGGCAGCCGCAGCCGAGGCCGAGCACATGCTCGGTGCGGTGGACCTGGATGCAGAACTCGCCCGGATCAACGCAGCCATGAGCGACATCGAGCAGCGGACCCGTCAGGCCCTCTCCATGGCTGAACAGGCCGTGGCCTCCATGGGGTCCGCCACCCATTCGGTGGAGGAGTTGATGAAGACCAGCCGCTCCATCACCCAGTTCACGGGCTCCATCCGGGACATTGCCCAGCAGACCCGCCTCCTGGCCCTCAACGCCTCCATCGAGTCGGCCCATGCCGGTGAAGCCGGTGCCCGCTTTGCCGTAGTGGCTTCGGAGATCAAGGCCCTGGCCTTCTCCTCAGGCCGGGCGGCGGAGGAAATCGTCGTCCAGGTCGAGGCCGTGCGCCAGAGCGGCAGCCAGCTTGAGGCGACCGTGGAGGAACTCCGCAGCCTCACCGAGGCCCTCCACCAAGCCCAGGAGTCCATCACACGAGCCGTCGGCAGCCAGCAGGTGGACTCCCGTGACACCTCCCAGCGGATCCTGGGCATGGCCCAGGATGTGGCCCGCCATGTGAGGGCTCTGGCCGAAGGCTCCCCTCAGTAG